In a genomic window of Quercus lobata isolate SW786 chromosome 4, ValleyOak3.0 Primary Assembly, whole genome shotgun sequence:
- the LOC115984240 gene encoding uncharacterized protein LOC115984240, with protein MGVVIIDGSTVRDFVSDEAQFKKSVEERFAAFDLNNDGVLSRGELRKAFESMRLLETHFGIDVVTTPDQLSQLYDSIFEKFDCDRSGTVDVEEFRAEMKKIMLAIADGLGSCPIQMALEDGDESLLKKAADLEASKSNSKASF; from the coding sequence ATGGGGGTGGTGATAATAGATGGATCAACGGTGCGTGACTTTGTGAGCGATGAGGCTCAGTTCAAGAAGAGCGTGGAAGAGAGGTTTGCAGCTTTCGATCTCAACAACGATGGTGTTCTTTCGCGCGGCGAGCTCCGCAAGGCCTTTGAGTCCATGAGGCTCCTGGAGACCCACTTCGGCATCGATGTGGTGACCACTCCGGATCAGCTATCCCAGCTCTACGACTCCATATTCGAGAAGTTTGACTGTGATCGCAGTGGGACTGTGGATGTGGAGGAGTTCAGGGCAGAGATGAAGAAGATCATGCTTGCTATTGCTGATGGGCTTGGGTCCTGTCCCATTCAGATGGCTCTTGAGGATGGTGATGAAAGTTTGCTTAAAAAGGCTGCAGATCTTGAGGCTTCTAAGTCTAATTCTAAGGCCTCCTTCTAG
- the LOC115984239 gene encoding E3 ubiquitin-protein ligase RNF6-like yields the protein MNSTRCATDTRMAAGLPETEEEEEMQRQTYTYWCHECDMSVNLISLSLSHSQCPHCNSSDFLELMDSTIATTTTQQQDSYFLDNPTLLHRLFLLHHNEEDNINNNNHVDSSSLSTITISSSMLDSDPVLLCAICKDDLLLHSQAKQLPCSHLYHSQCILPWLSSHNSCPLCRFQLPTTAAAAAAATTGTLSFLDFLHDEVEQEQDWLGFTNTLRHIARRQTMVAAAAASGDQHLGLNDNDHNAHIILP from the coding sequence ATGAACAGCACCAGATGCGCCACCGACACCAGAATGGCTGCTGGGCTTCCTGAGaccgaagaagaagaagagatgcAAAGGCAAACATACACATACTGGTGCCATGAATGTGACATGAGCGTTAATttgatctctctttctctttcccaTTCCCAATGTCCTCACTGCAACAGTAGCGATTTCCTCGAGCTCATGGATTCCACCATAGCTACAACAACTACCCAACAACAAGACTCCTACTTTCTTGACAACCCCACCCTCCTCCACCGCCTTTTCCTCCTCCACCACAACGAAGAagacaacatcaacaacaacaaccacgtTGACTCCTCTTCTCTCTCCACCATCACCATCTCCTCATCCATGCTGGACTCGGACCCAGTCCTTCTCTGTGCCATTTGCAAGGACGACCTTCTCCTCCACTCCCAAGCCAAGCAGCTCCCTTGCTCCCATCTCTACCATTCTCAATGCATTCTCCCCTGGCTCTCTTCCCACAACTCATGCCCTCTCTGCCGCTTCCAACTCCCCACtaccgccgccgccgccgccgccgccactACCGGGACACTCTCCTTTCTAGATTTCCTCCACGATGAGGTGGAGCAGGAACAGGATTGGCTTGGCTTTACCAACACTCTCAGGCACATTGCCCGCAGACAAACCAtggttgctgctgctgctgcttctGGTGATCAACATTTGGGCCTTAATGACaatgaccacaatgctcatatCATTCTACCTTAA